Below is a genomic region from Xiphophorus hellerii strain 12219 chromosome 1, Xiphophorus_hellerii-4.1, whole genome shotgun sequence.
TACACAGTCCCTTTACAGTACAAAAGATCGTCCCTGTTCTTGCACAAACCTGATGTTTAGACTCACAGTTTCTGAAAATTCTTTGTTGTGAGCTGTAAACAACTTAAAATCACTTTCAACATTTTATCGTTCTGCACAAACGTACAGTACACCCGCCACATTTTCAACACATCGCACCAAACTCTTGAGTTCCAAGTCTGAAAACTAACACACGAACCACGAACATTCAtactaaaagttttaaaactaaaaatgaaatctACAACGGTAGAAAACgacaacaattttaaaaagccatACTGTCATATTGGCCTAAAACAGCCGGAGTTTTGAGGAGAGGCCATTTCCATGAGATAGTCTTCTATTCTTGTCTCTATGTCTGTGCACAGGATCTCTACTTGCTCCCTGAAAGGGGGATGCCATGACCACAACATGGCAACCCCTGCCACACcgaggagcaggaggaagaagagacaAATCCTCCACCAAGAGTTGTACAGCATCTGaacagagagagggaaaaagcatcacataaaaacattaaaatcagtttctgcTCTGAGGGAACAAAGACTTCTTGCTTTTCTGtgagaaaagaaatgtaaaaaagagcTTTGTGGAGAAACATACATgtacacaccccccccccccccccaccacacacacacacacacacacacacacacacacacataggaCTGACCGGTCTCCTGCGGCGGTGGCTGAGCTGCCGGAGCTCGTCTCTGCACTGCGACAGTCGAGCCTGGCTGGACTGACACTCCTGCTCCATGGCGTGCAGCTCCGTCTGCAGCTCCtcacactgcacacacacacacgcccacacgcgcacacacacacacgccataTGGAAGGAGACCATGCAGACTAAATTTAGCCACAGCCCACCAGAACCACATTTACACTTCAGAATTATATCTAAAGGAAAATCTGCCAAATGTGCTTTAACtctatttgtaaaatgttttaccaaAATGGAACCTGGAAAAATGTTGTTGCTTAAAGATTAAAGATGCGCTGGACCAAATAAACGTACTTTTTTTCTGCTATACAGATGGAAAATAATTTCTCTAAAGTGTGGGCAGAGAGTGGCTCCAATACAGAATGTCCACAAGCAGCAGAACAGGAAATCCTGTTGTGATTGGTGtgttgtttcttcttttctgatAAAATTCATGCTCCAGGATAAGCCGCAAAACAACGAGTTTCCCTTGGAACATAAACAAATCACCTGCACTGCTATTCTGATAGAAAAACATCATCAAAAGATGGAGCTATAGATTAGGTCAAGATGTTTGTCAAAAGCCTCATTTGTATGAAGTCCTTGGATGAACCTTTTCTGCCTTTTTGGTCAAatggcaaaaatacaaaaccttcTAATAGAATCTTGACATATTGCTTAAACTACACTAATGTCACTATTAATTTTCAAATGTCAGACTTTCTCATCTGAGAATACTTTGGAAGTTTTATGACAATTTCAGAATCCcaactacattttttaaaataaaaaataagtgaCATTTCAGTTGTAGAAAATGATCAAGGGTGTGTTTGTCAAAGAAGAGCATCAGCTTGAAATTGTTCAGATTTTATAAGGGGGTAAATAAAAGGCTGTTAAAGACTGCAGCAGGTTTAACACTGGGGATCGCTAAAAGAcaaatttatcaaaacaaaaaaacttgataTCTGAGCACAGAAACAATTTTCCcaagaaatgtctttttattttcctttgtcattattgaacatttattaACATTGTTGAGTTGCTGAGTCCACAAGCCTAAATTATAGTTTCACCATATCTAAGTTTaagaaaagtgtgtttttctgtccagTGACCAATCAAATCAACCTGGGAGGGATGTGTGCTTTCATCCAGTTCTAGTTTACTGTAATGATCTGATGATGTTGTAAATTAAAACTGACACaaaggtatgttttttttaaagccctggaattatttttgcaaagtacATAGCTATAGTATTTCTTGTCTGTTACTTCGGAAACCACCAGCACACGAACCGTGTGAATGTATTTTAGCTTGCTGTGAACTCGTCCAAAGGTTACCTCCTTCTCCTTAAGCTCCAGTTTCTCCTGAGTGAGTCGGAGCTCCTCTTCCACCTGCGAGTCCCTCCTGACGGTCAGTTTTGGTTCCACATGGCCCGACTCGAGACGCTCCTGAACGAAGAAGCTCTGGCCCTCATCACCACCATCTTTGGGACAGAGGGGATTTCTAAACATCTGCGGGTTGTCGAAAGTGCAGAGATAATTTCTCTGAGCAAACACGACTGAAAGGTTTTACCTCCAAGGTTCTGGATTTCGTCTCTTAAAGCCTGGTTATCCTCCTCCAGGAGGCAGATGTTGTACTGAAGCTCCTGCTTTTCCTGTCTCAGCGATGCCACCTCCCCCCTCAGCTCGGCCTCTCTGGCTCTGGACAGCTGCACAGCACACACAGTCaggtttgtatttatttattttttttgcattcaaagCTCTAACTCTCCTTGTGCACCATACCTGGACTTCAgtgtgcagctgctgcagctggtcaTTGCTGAGGTGATGATTCTCCCTCAGCTGTCCAGAGCTCAGCATCAGCTCTTTGTAAAGGCTCTGCCACCTCAGTGCCTCTGCTTGCGCCGTAACGAGTGCTTCCTGTGAGCAAAACGTTATATCCTCAACAAATCCGCTCCAGAAATGATGGACCAATTAAGCCTGGCTGCACAATGTGAAAGTTGAGGGGAAAAAGCAAACTTTGATGTGAATTTCACCTGCAGCGTCTCAGCCTGGCAGAGAGCATCAGCTTTCTCCTGTGTGGCTTTCTGCAGAGCAACCAAGGCCTTCTCCTCATACGTTCCCCTCTGCTTCTCCATCTGTAGCATCAGTTTCTTCACTCCATCTTTAGGAAACTTCTGCAAGGACACAACACTACAGTAGACTGCCACACCTCATAAAAtatggcaaaaagaaaatctgagtgGTGTAGAACaagaaaagtaaatttttcgCAGAAATCATGAAGACACAATTAgctctgactttaaaaaaaatgtttttttaaaaagcctgtttGGTTTCTGCTTCAGTTTCCATCTTCTGCTGCTTACCTGCCGGCAGACTTGCAGCTGCGCCTCCAGAGCCTTGATCTTGCTTCTCAGCAGATCCTCACTGCAGCGAGACTGTGTGGGTTAGAGAGGAAACCAGAGACTGTCACGCTTTAAACCTGCAGATGTAAAATTAATGGTTCGTGTAGCAACAGCTGTGACAGCAAGCAAGTTGATTCATGGGCTCATCTAACAGGTGCACACACACGTAGCGAAATATCACAACGTGTGCTTTCACTGAAAGACGCAAAAATTATAACATACCTTTGCTAGAGactaatttaaaatgtcaataactTTTAACTTAACTCACTTAACTTGTTCaacagatttttaagaaaacagttTAGTATTTCCCTCTCATGCATTGCAACCAGAGGAGCCAGAAGAAAGCTCAGGAGAACGCACTGCACCTATAACAGTGACAGAGAGCTACACCCTTCCTGTATGATAGTGACAGCTTGCGCTCGTCCTATAGATGAAAAACGGAAGCAGGAAGTTTGAAACCACAAGCTGCACAGGCCTTCCGTAGCCGCCAAACTCTGCTGGTGCTGCTCTGTACGAGACAGTGACACATTTCACAGTGAAAGACGAAAAACGACCAAAAACAAGAAGACCGTACGAGAAAGAATAATCAAATCTAAAGCcccagaaacaggaaaagcgTCTTACTGTCCATAGCACATCTGATGAGTTCACGAGGTTTGTGGAGATCTCCGTAACGACTGCCAGCTTCTTCTTCactctctcctctctccacaGGGCTTCCTGATTAGAGAGCAAACAGAAATGCACACTGAGCACATTCATATAA
It encodes:
- the traf3ip3 gene encoding TRAF3-interacting JNK-activating modulator, coding for MAWPKSIGGCVRVPGAAMEHLDFGATRHFQEKEFDRKVDYRAERREYLRGRNNVTLCRSPTRELDTRQIKKQLKQKRQWEFLNRRSLSPEPQSSKCIICSTDLYSLSESHLYRLYRSRSKSEKLVTKTQSDADGRQEMILTPESRSDCPSTNKWALLWSESTPVTKEEKGQARKQASTSTTETGQHRRKTQNTSTKTVNKTPTIHQKSSVQPEKKIHKEISVQTESGFVTVKESEVQRLSDYLQEALWREERVKKKLAVVTEISTNLVNSSDVLWTSRCSEDLLRSKIKALEAQLQVCRQKFPKDGVKKLMLQMEKQRGTYEEKALVALQKATQEKADALCQAETLQEALVTAQAEALRWQSLYKELMLSSGQLRENHHLSNDQLQQLHTEVQLSRAREAELRGEVASLRQEKQELQYNICLLEEDNQALRDEIQNLGDGGDEGQSFFVQERLESGHVEPKLTVRRDSQVEEELRLTQEKLELKEKECEELQTELHAMEQECQSSQARLSQCRDELRQLSHRRRRPMLYNSWWRICLFFLLLLGVAGVAMLWSWHPPFREQVEILCTDIETRIEDYLMEMASPQNSGCFRPI